Proteins encoded in a region of the Streptomyces violaceoruber genome:
- a CDS encoding pectate lyase, whose protein sequence is MTAVTRPRARRAVTGALGALGLSVGMLMTSGASSAQAATWPTPNGSEGVSSTLSVSGTKDYGMKRLYGTGDLGSGGQDEDQGPILELAPGAVLKNVIIGAPAADGVHCKGSCTLQNVWWEDVGEDAATFRGSSSSNVYTVSGGGAKEADDKVFQFNGAGTLNISGFAVKNFGTFVRSCGNCSTQYRRTINLNGIEVNWKGGRIAGINTNYGDSATLRNITIVGDSSKKIVPCQKYIGNDDGDEPDSNGSGADGTYCKYSSSDITYK, encoded by the coding sequence ATGACCGCTGTGACACGACCGCGCGCGCGGCGCGCGGTGACCGGCGCGCTGGGCGCACTCGGCCTCTCGGTTGGCATGCTCATGACGTCCGGAGCCTCCTCGGCGCAGGCCGCCACCTGGCCGACACCCAACGGCAGCGAAGGCGTCTCCTCCACCCTGTCGGTCTCCGGCACCAAGGACTACGGGATGAAGCGCCTGTACGGCACCGGCGACCTGGGCTCCGGCGGCCAGGACGAGGACCAGGGCCCGATCCTGGAACTGGCCCCCGGCGCCGTCCTGAAGAACGTGATCATCGGCGCCCCGGCCGCGGACGGCGTGCACTGCAAGGGCAGTTGCACGCTCCAGAACGTCTGGTGGGAGGACGTCGGCGAGGACGCGGCGACCTTCCGGGGCTCGTCGTCGTCGAACGTCTACACCGTCTCCGGCGGCGGCGCCAAGGAGGCCGACGACAAGGTGTTCCAGTTCAACGGCGCCGGAACGCTGAACATCTCCGGCTTCGCCGTCAAGAACTTCGGCACCTTCGTCCGGTCCTGCGGCAACTGCTCGACGCAGTACAGGCGCACCATCAACCTCAACGGCATCGAGGTCAACTGGAAGGGTGGCCGGATCGCCGGCATCAACACCAACTACGGCGACAGCGCGACCCTGCGCAACATCACGATCGTCGGGGACAGCAGCAAGAAGATCGTCCCGTGCCAGAAGTACATCGGCAACGACGACGGCGACGAGCCGGACTCGAACGGCTCCGGCGCCGACGGCACGTACTGCAAGTACTCCTCGTCCGACATCACCTACAAGTGA
- a CDS encoding NADH:flavin oxidoreductase/NADH oxidase yields MSALFEPFRLRDTTIPNRIWMPPMCQYSAAPEGPSAGVPGDWHFAHYGARAVGGTGLIVVEATGVSPEGRISPQDLGLWNDTQVEAFRRITGFLRSQGTVPAVQLAHAGRKASTAQPWRGGAPVGADAYGWQPLAPSALAFDERHPVPTELTVPQIQEVVGRFADAARRALAAGFEIAEIHGAHGYLIHEFLSPHSNQRTDAYGGSYANRTRFALEVVDAVREVWPDDKPLFFRVSATDWLEEGGWTPDDTVRFARDLEAHGIDLLDVSTGGNVPRVRIPTGPGYQVPFAARVKAGSTLPVAAVGLITEPGQAEKILANGEADAVLLGRELLRNPSWAQHAARELGVDARMPDQYGWGM; encoded by the coding sequence ATGAGCGCCCTCTTCGAGCCCTTCCGACTCCGTGACACCACGATCCCGAACCGGATCTGGATGCCGCCGATGTGCCAGTACTCCGCGGCACCGGAAGGCCCGTCGGCGGGTGTGCCCGGCGACTGGCACTTCGCGCACTACGGCGCCCGCGCGGTGGGAGGCACCGGCCTGATCGTCGTGGAGGCCACGGGCGTGTCGCCCGAGGGCCGCATCTCCCCGCAGGACCTCGGGCTGTGGAACGACACGCAGGTCGAGGCGTTCCGCCGGATCACGGGCTTCCTGCGCTCGCAGGGCACGGTTCCGGCGGTCCAGCTGGCTCACGCGGGCCGGAAGGCCTCCACCGCGCAGCCCTGGAGGGGCGGGGCGCCGGTGGGGGCGGACGCGTACGGCTGGCAGCCGCTGGCCCCGAGCGCACTCGCGTTCGACGAGCGGCATCCGGTGCCGACCGAGCTGACGGTCCCGCAGATCCAGGAAGTCGTCGGCCGGTTCGCGGACGCCGCACGCCGGGCCCTGGCCGCCGGTTTCGAGATCGCCGAGATCCACGGCGCCCACGGCTACCTGATCCACGAGTTCCTGTCGCCGCACTCCAACCAGCGCACCGACGCCTACGGCGGCTCGTACGCGAACCGCACCAGGTTCGCCCTGGAGGTCGTGGACGCGGTACGGGAGGTCTGGCCCGACGACAAGCCGCTGTTCTTCCGCGTCTCGGCGACCGACTGGCTGGAGGAGGGCGGCTGGACGCCGGACGACACCGTCCGCTTCGCCCGCGACCTCGAGGCCCACGGCATCGACCTGCTCGACGTGTCCACCGGCGGCAACGTCCCGCGCGTCCGGATCCCGACCGGGCCCGGCTACCAGGTCCCGTTCGCCGCGCGCGTGAAGGCCGGATCCACGCTGCCGGTCGCCGCCGTAGGGCTGATCACCGAGCCCGGGCAGGCCGAGAAGATCCTGGCCAACGGCGAGGCCGACGCGGTGCTGCTGGGCCGCGAGCTGCTGCGCAATCCGTCCTGGGCCCAGCACGCGGCGCGGGAGCTGGGCGTGGACGCCCGGATGCCGGACCAGTACGGCTGGGGCATGTGA
- a CDS encoding ArsR/SmtB family transcription factor, which produces MTPAATAAGTRELPHPTRAEIRLEGVLHALSDPVRLRIVRDLAADSGALFSCSHFDLPVTKSTTTYHFRVLRESGVIRQTYRGTAKMNGLRRDDLDIVFPGLLDALLDAAARQAAASRRDPLR; this is translated from the coding sequence GTGACCCCCGCCGCCACTGCCGCCGGCACCCGTGAGCTGCCGCATCCGACGCGTGCGGAGATCCGGCTGGAGGGGGTGCTGCACGCCCTCTCCGACCCGGTGCGGCTGCGGATCGTGCGGGACCTCGCCGCCGACAGCGGCGCACTCTTCTCCTGCTCGCACTTCGACCTGCCGGTCACCAAGTCCACCACCACGTACCACTTCCGGGTGCTGCGCGAGAGCGGGGTGATCCGGCAGACCTACCGGGGCACGGCCAAGATGAACGGACTGCGCAGGGACGATCTGGACATCGTGTTCCCGGGGCTGCTCGACGCCCTGCTGGACGCGGCCGCCCGCCAGGCCGCCGCGTCCCGGCGCGACCCGCTGCGCTGA
- a CDS encoding DUF6214 family protein, with amino-acid sequence MSVRHAWVVSEGSTTTSWFDVRLAFADGARVDALAVLSGAHVRVEDVRARPPLSLDDLAVLAEWLEDPLFEACVAAPARGTPAEPRRARAPWPRGREGRRLVAQEYRSAREEGGDPVLAVMRATGHSRRRSLRLIGQARDEGFLAPRRARR; translated from the coding sequence ATGTCCGTGCGGCACGCCTGGGTGGTGAGCGAGGGCTCCACCACGACCTCGTGGTTCGACGTCCGGCTGGCCTTCGCCGACGGCGCCCGGGTGGACGCGCTCGCCGTGCTGTCCGGTGCGCACGTGCGGGTCGAGGACGTACGGGCCCGGCCGCCGCTGTCCCTCGACGACCTGGCGGTACTGGCCGAGTGGCTGGAGGATCCGCTCTTCGAGGCCTGCGTCGCGGCCCCCGCGCGTGGCACGCCGGCCGAGCCGCGGCGGGCCCGGGCCCCGTGGCCGCGCGGGCGGGAGGGGCGCAGGCTCGTCGCGCAGGAGTACCGGTCGGCCCGGGAAGAGGGCGGCGATCCGGTCCTCGCGGTGATGCGCGCGACCGGGCACAGCAGACGCAGGTCGCTCAGGCTGATCGGCCAGGCGCGCGACGAGGGGTTCCTGGCGCCCCGTCGCGCGCGCCGCTGA
- a CDS encoding DUF305 domain-containing protein produces the protein MSFRPAMSRASLVTASLTALAVLGLGACDSGPDTGSAAAAGPSVIAPGKPGEGNRTLSAEDAEKRRADDDSPNSADVSYARMMIQHHAQALKMTELAPKQAESGQVKKLAERISAAQGPEIKAMEGWLGTHGEKVTGGGHDHAAMPGMATEAQLKQLRAAEGKAFDRLFLTLMITHHEGAISMATDVKSGGNNVLIEEMADDVVAQQTSEISRMRAML, from the coding sequence GTGTCCTTTCGCCCCGCGATGTCCCGCGCGTCACTCGTCACGGCCTCGCTGACCGCACTGGCCGTACTCGGGCTGGGAGCCTGCGACTCGGGACCGGACACCGGCTCGGCGGCCGCCGCCGGCCCCTCGGTGATCGCACCGGGCAAGCCGGGCGAGGGCAACCGGACCCTGTCCGCCGAGGACGCCGAGAAGCGGCGCGCCGACGACGACTCCCCCAACTCCGCGGACGTCTCGTATGCGCGGATGATGATCCAGCACCACGCCCAGGCGCTGAAGATGACCGAACTGGCTCCGAAGCAGGCCGAGTCCGGCCAGGTCAAGAAGCTGGCAGAACGGATCTCGGCCGCGCAGGGGCCGGAGATCAAGGCGATGGAGGGCTGGCTCGGGACGCACGGCGAGAAGGTGACGGGCGGCGGTCACGACCATGCCGCGATGCCGGGCATGGCGACCGAGGCACAGCTGAAGCAGCTGCGCGCGGCCGAGGGCAAGGCCTTCGACCGGCTCTTCCTCACCCTGATGATCACTCACCACGAGGGGGCGATCAGCATGGCCACGGACGTGAAGTCCGGGGGCAACAACGTGCTGATCGAGGAGATGGCGGACGACGTGGTCGCCCAGCAGACGAGCGAGATCTCACGCATGCGCGCGATGCTGTGA
- a CDS encoding LVIVD repeat-containing protein — protein MTLLNNPRTRRRRLGVAAAAAGLLSALLTAGPAVATPDPGDSPATSKEVSKSARAEVRDAIESGDIPGQDEIVHSDNIEHLTNIPKDALPGTNSDLAFQGRYAFAGNYDGFRIFDIKNPKKPRTVAQVLCPGSQNDISVSGDLLFLSTDSSRSDSSCNSTTQPATEKSSWEGMKVFDISDKRNPKYVAAVETACGSHTHTLVPERRNVYIYVSSYSPNAAYPDCKPPHDGISVIKVPRKAPERAALVGFPVLFPGEGPDGGGNPGGPTNPGVSKTTGCHDITVLPSEDLAAGACMGDGILFSIKDPERPKVIDRVQDNVNFAFWHSATFNQRANKVVFTDELGGGGAATCNAEIGPNRGADGIYDIVGRGDHRKLVFRSYFKIPRHQADTENCVAHNGSLIPVKGKDIMVQAWYQGGISVWEFTDSSRPKEIAYFERGPLTTDTMTTGGSWSAYYYNGYIYSNDIAKGFDVLKLSDRRTDPAKRVHLRELNTQTQPDYFD, from the coding sequence GTGACCCTGTTGAACAACCCGCGAACGCGGCGCAGACGCCTGGGAGTCGCGGCTGCCGCCGCCGGACTCCTGTCCGCGCTGCTCACCGCCGGCCCGGCCGTGGCGACCCCCGACCCCGGGGACAGCCCGGCCACCTCGAAGGAGGTGTCCAAGAGCGCGCGCGCCGAGGTGCGCGACGCCATCGAGAGCGGTGACATACCCGGCCAGGACGAGATCGTCCACTCGGACAACATCGAGCACCTGACCAACATCCCCAAGGACGCACTGCCCGGCACCAACTCGGACCTGGCCTTCCAGGGCCGGTACGCCTTCGCCGGGAACTACGACGGCTTCCGCATCTTCGACATCAAGAACCCGAAGAAGCCGAGGACCGTCGCCCAGGTACTGTGTCCCGGCTCGCAGAACGACATCTCGGTCTCCGGAGACCTGCTCTTCCTGTCGACCGACTCCTCGCGCAGCGACAGCAGTTGCAACAGCACCACGCAGCCCGCGACCGAGAAGTCCTCCTGGGAGGGCATGAAGGTCTTCGACATCAGCGACAAGCGGAACCCGAAGTACGTCGCCGCCGTCGAGACCGCCTGCGGCTCGCACACCCACACGCTGGTGCCCGAGCGCAGGAACGTCTACATCTACGTCTCCTCGTACTCGCCGAACGCCGCCTACCCCGACTGCAAGCCGCCGCACGACGGGATCTCCGTGATCAAGGTGCCGCGCAAGGCGCCCGAGCGGGCGGCCCTCGTGGGCTTCCCGGTGCTGTTCCCCGGTGAGGGCCCCGACGGCGGCGGCAACCCGGGCGGGCCCACCAACCCTGGCGTCTCCAAGACCACCGGCTGCCACGACATCACCGTCCTGCCCTCCGAGGACCTCGCCGCCGGCGCCTGCATGGGCGACGGCATCCTGTTCTCCATCAAGGACCCCGAGCGCCCGAAGGTCATCGACCGCGTCCAGGACAACGTGAACTTCGCGTTCTGGCACTCGGCGACCTTCAACCAGCGCGCGAACAAGGTCGTGTTCACCGACGAGCTGGGCGGCGGCGGCGCCGCCACCTGCAACGCGGAGATCGGCCCGAACCGCGGCGCCGACGGCATCTACGACATCGTCGGCCGGGGCGACCACCGCAAGCTGGTCTTCCGCAGTTACTTCAAGATTCCGCGCCACCAGGCGGACACCGAGAACTGCGTGGCCCACAACGGCTCGCTGATCCCGGTCAAGGGCAAGGACATCATGGTCCAGGCCTGGTACCAGGGCGGCATCTCCGTCTGGGAGTTCACCGACTCCTCGCGGCCCAAGGAGATCGCCTACTTCGAGCGGGGACCGCTGACCACCGACACGATGACCACCGGCGGTTCCTGGTCGGCGTACTACTACAACGGCTACATCTACTCGAACGACATCGCCAAGGGCTTCGACGTCCTCAAGCTCAGCGACCGGCGCACCGACCCGGCCAAGCGGGTCCACCTGCGGGAGCTCAACACGCAGACGCAGCCGGACTACTTCGACTGA
- a CDS encoding TetR/AcrR family transcriptional regulator: MSPRSASVNEELRRRSKERLLQAAVELVGERGYEATTLGDIADRAGSARGLVSYYFPGKRQLVQSAVHRLMHRTLEEALEREPRTADGRERLARAVDAILGLARDRPVLMRQHMAGLLQAEVGFVPCPEQRRLAELLRDTVARHGSRDVDRDYPMLRAQLMGAVFAALVPGVPMPVPELRAELFERYRLDWKLGVPPDAETPGGTTCDPDLSRFFATGVPDRQDRTDRSPQSK; this comes from the coding sequence ATGTCCCCGCGCAGCGCCTCGGTCAATGAAGAATTGCGGCGGCGCTCGAAGGAGCGTCTTCTGCAGGCCGCCGTGGAGCTGGTGGGCGAGCGCGGGTACGAGGCGACCACGCTGGGCGACATCGCGGACCGGGCGGGCTCCGCGCGGGGACTGGTCTCGTACTACTTCCCCGGAAAGCGCCAGCTGGTGCAGTCCGCCGTGCACCGGTTGATGCACCGCACCCTGGAGGAGGCCCTGGAGCGCGAGCCGCGCACCGCCGACGGGCGTGAGCGGCTGGCGCGGGCCGTCGACGCGATCCTGGGGCTCGCCCGGGACCGGCCGGTGCTCATGCGCCAGCACATGGCGGGCCTGCTCCAGGCGGAGGTGGGCTTCGTGCCGTGCCCGGAGCAGCGGAGGCTGGCGGAGCTGCTGCGGGACACGGTGGCCCGGCACGGCTCGCGGGACGTCGACCGCGACTACCCGATGCTGCGCGCACAGCTGATGGGAGCCGTCTTCGCCGCTCTCGTGCCGGGGGTGCCGATGCCGGTGCCGGAGCTGCGCGCCGAGTTGTTCGAGCGCTACCGGCTGGACTGGAAGCTGGGCGTCCCGCCGGACGCCGAAACGCCCGGCGGGACGACGTGCGACCCGGACCTGTCGCGGTTCTTCGCGACCGGTGTGCCCGACCGGCAGGACCGGACGGACCGGAGTCCTCAGTCGAAGTAG
- a CDS encoding HAD family hydrolase, translating to MTAVLFDFSGTLFRIESTEAWLRAALDDAGLELAAPELAEKAEALERAGALPGGAPPLRVPEELAEVWEIRDDSSALHRAAYTGLSRQVPLPDPGLHDVLYERHMSPDAWSPYPDAAEVLSALRGRGIAVGVVSNIGWDLRPVFRAHGLDRYVDTYVLSYEHGIRKPDARLFGVACAALGVEPERTLMVGDDRRADGGAAALGCGVHFVDHLPVAERPAGLRPVLELAT from the coding sequence ATGACCGCCGTTCTGTTCGACTTCTCCGGGACCCTGTTCCGGATCGAATCCACCGAAGCCTGGCTGCGCGCGGCGCTCGACGATGCCGGACTGGAGCTCGCCGCGCCGGAGTTGGCCGAGAAGGCCGAGGCTCTCGAGCGGGCGGGAGCGCTGCCCGGCGGCGCACCGCCGCTACGGGTTCCGGAGGAACTCGCCGAGGTGTGGGAGATCCGCGACGACAGCTCCGCGCTGCACCGGGCCGCGTACACCGGGCTCTCCCGACAGGTGCCGCTGCCTGACCCGGGCCTGCACGACGTGCTGTACGAGCGGCACATGTCGCCGGACGCGTGGAGTCCCTACCCCGACGCCGCCGAGGTGCTGAGCGCGTTGCGCGGGCGCGGAATCGCCGTGGGGGTGGTCAGCAACATCGGCTGGGACCTGCGACCGGTCTTCCGCGCCCACGGCCTCGACCGGTACGTGGACACGTACGTCCTGTCGTACGAGCACGGCATCCGCAAGCCCGACGCCCGGCTGTTCGGCGTCGCCTGCGCGGCGCTGGGCGTGGAGCCGGAGCGGACGCTGATGGTCGGCGACGACCGGCGCGCGGACGGTGGCGCGGCGGCACTCGGGTGCGGGGTGCACTTCGTCGACCACTTGCCGGTGGCCGAGCGCCCGGCGGGACTGCGGCCGGTGCTGGAGCTTGCCACGTAG
- a CDS encoding phosphatase PAP2 family protein, translated as MQTPPVDSPPAPPQPRTALRVTWVLTVCSALLLTLVAVEWRPLLRLDEDIAGTTHRWAVEEGGLTHAMRILTDWVWDTWTMRLLCAVVVLWLWWRRADRWTAVWLGATCLLGSLLQQALKAAVDRPRPVWPDPVDSAHYAAFPSGHAMTATFVCGLLVWLLHHYDTGRGPRRTGMAVAVVSVAGVGVTRVWLGVHWATDVLGGWLLGGLVVALAVVVHRRGHP; from the coding sequence ATGCAGACGCCGCCGGTCGACTCCCCGCCCGCCCCGCCGCAGCCACGCACCGCCCTCCGTGTCACCTGGGTACTGACCGTGTGCTCCGCGCTCCTGCTCACCCTGGTGGCCGTCGAATGGCGTCCGCTGCTGCGGCTGGACGAGGACATCGCCGGCACGACCCACCGCTGGGCCGTCGAGGAAGGCGGCCTCACCCACGCCATGCGGATCCTCACCGACTGGGTGTGGGACACCTGGACCATGCGCCTGTTGTGCGCGGTGGTGGTGCTGTGGCTGTGGTGGCGCCGGGCGGACCGCTGGACGGCGGTGTGGCTGGGAGCCACGTGTCTGCTGGGCAGCCTGCTGCAACAGGCCCTCAAGGCGGCGGTGGACCGCCCCCGCCCGGTCTGGCCGGACCCCGTGGACTCCGCGCACTACGCGGCCTTCCCCTCCGGGCACGCCATGACCGCGACGTTCGTGTGCGGCCTGCTGGTGTGGCTGCTCCACCACTACGACACCGGGCGCGGCCCGCGCCGCACCGGTATGGCCGTCGCCGTGGTCTCCGTGGCCGGGGTCGGCGTGACCCGGGTGTGGCTCGGCGTCCACTGGGCCACGGACGTGCTCGGCGGCTGGCTCCTGGGCGGTCTGGTCGTGGCGCTCGCGGTGGTGGTGCACCGGCGCGGCCATCCGTGA